The nucleotide sequence TGTGATCTGAACTTTGGAGACTGAATTTGACCTTTAACCACAATTGGGTAATCTTTATTGATGATACTGGGACAGATTTACGGACACTGCCTGGTTTATATTTAACAGAGGTAGATCTATGAACTGTTGATCTTATCTTCAAAAACGGTGCCAATGTGTCCATAAAAGGAAGGGGTTATGATTGCTTTCAGAGGGCAGCAGAGGGTACAAAAGTTTTATTCAATTGGTAACAAATTTTATCTTcgttttctgttttatttatttcttaaaacatttataaatttttttatatttttgtaagtCTTCAGATTGTAATGAAACTATCATTTGTTCTGTTTATGgataaagtaaacattttaaacatcacatcacatgagatttgtatattttatgtagGAGTTTAAAAAGCAGTCGTGCAGCCTCTGACACAGGGTTTGACATTGTTTGAGCAGCAGAGGAAAGTTTTCCTAATGTAGCCCCTGAGGCTCTGATCTCGAAAACCATAGATGAGCGGGCTGAGAAAGCGTGGAATAAGGATGAAActgaagtaattaaaaaaagctATGTCTTCTGGTCGCCAGTTGgcatgcagcactatgagacTTTCCGTGATGGCGTGAGTGTAGGCCAACATGCACAGCAACAACTGAAAGCCGTGCAGCAGCACAGTGTGCATGGCCTTGCTCACAGACACTCGGTCCTGTCTCATCTTTCTGGTTTCCAGCAGGATTCTCACATAGGTGAAGAGGATGATGACAGCCACAACTGCAAAGAAGAGCACACTAACAGCAGCTTTGAATAATGTCTGGATTGGAGATGAATTAACAACAGCATTTTTGCAGAGCACAGGGGTAGAGAGGACATCCACAGCAGGGTCATGTTTCCCGATAGAGAAGTCAATGACAGGGGAGATGCAGCTAATGAGCCACAGAGACAGTATAATGATCCAGATGCGGTCTGAGCGCCAGGTAGTCGGGCACTGGAGGGGATAGAAGATGGCAACATAGCGCTCCAGTGACATGGTGGCCAGGATTAAGGGTGTGTTCTGGAAAGTGGCGGTGGATATGAAAAGCAGAGGTGCACAGTAGACAATGGCAAATTTCACCTGGCCCATGACAAAGAGGAAGAGCAGCACAGAGGACAGGAGCTGAAGAGTGTCATTTACCATCATGTAGGCAAACAAGATGTAGCGTGTGGTGTCCAGAAAGTGCCTGTGAGATGCAAAGATGTGGAGCATGACAGCTATGCAACAGAGGAAGACACAGAAGAAGGGGATAACCGCACACACCTTGATTATCACAGACAGGCTTTTGTGGGATGTTGCATTGGCTGTAAATTCAGTCAGATTCTGCATTTTTTCATGTGCATATGGACTGCAGCAAACCTGTCAAAGAGATAAATAACTTAAAGTCCTATATACACACTGTGGAATTTACAATACATCTTCAAAAAAAGCACAGTAATTTATATAAGTATAATAAAGAAGAATGATGAGGAGAATTCATAAAAGCTTACTAAGTGAGAGACAAATAACAACTTTGTAAAGATAATGATCCCTTCTGTCCTCATTATCCCTTTTAAAGACACCATTTGCACTTTTAACATTAATTTTCACATTCAGAATTAAAGATCTCTCACCTAAGAATGTCTTCATCAGTCAGACGAACTGACTAAGTTTTAGATTTTTCTTATCATATAATGTTTGTTCAATAAAAAACCTCTCCTGGATGTTCCTCCCCTTATCTGATGTGTGTGGCCCGATTCCAACATGTTTCCTGATTtcctccagagagagagaaaagatttCAGCAGGGAGATAGGGGCCAATGGGTTGATAAACGTTCACTACATGAAGAAGCTAATGTGTAGTACATGTAGAGAAATTATGGATGTGATCTACCGTGCAATCAAGCAGGCAGTAAATGACACGAAAAtggtaccaaaaaaaaacatttttcaatacaaaaatgaaaaaaaaaatcactccaAGTGATGTTCCACTGACAAGCATCTGCACATCTTAATGACTGAAAACCATGAACAAAAATCCAGGGAACAGCTTTATTTCTCATCCCCTGACATCAAATAATCTGTACGTTATTACAGATTATTATCTTCCTTTTGGACGTTTACAGatttgaaaataacattttatcaatgatttttcttctttcttatgTCAGCTGTGTAAATATGGTGaattatacagtattttgttGACTTGTATGATTAATTTTGAACAATATAAACTTTGACAACTGttttgacttatttatttattcattcattcattattcatttttaatgtaaccTAATTGTAAAGTAGAGATATTAAGTGGGTTTAATGCAGTAGATCAGGGGATTAATGAAGGTACAAGCGGAAgtgtaaataatcaaatgaactGTTACACTGTACAATACATGTTCATTAATAGATACAATGTCACCATTTGCTTAATTGACATGTATTTGCTGCATTTTCTTTTAGAAGTAAACATtggaaaaagaacatttttgattGACTGATCTGGGTCTTTTCCAGCTCAGAGGGCAAACTTATCATATTGACTGTTGGCACTGTGATGATTGTGCTGAGTGGACATTTTCCACAAGTGAGCTACCTCAGTTGTTCCAGCTGTATCTTGTATAATCCAGTTTGAATATTTTGGCAGGGTCCCAAAATGTGTATAATGGCGTCAAATTCAGATTTGGTGTAATTGCTTAAGTCAATGTGTATGTTCATTAACTgtacatgatgtcatcagtaaACTCAAGTGTCCTTGGATTTGGTAATATGTAGgataattatgttattactGCACTGTAGTTCATTGTTGACTCTTAATAAAGAatcagta is from Scomber scombrus chromosome 5, fScoSco1.1, whole genome shotgun sequence and encodes:
- the or95a1 gene encoding odorant receptor 129-1; amino-acid sequence: MQNLTEFTANATSHKSLSVIIKVCAVIPFFCVFLCCIAVMLHIFASHRHFLDTTRYILFAYMMVNDTLQLLSSVLLFLFVMGQVKFAIVYCAPLLFISTATFQNTPLILATMSLERYVAIFYPLQCPTTWRSDRIWIIILSLWLISCISPVIDFSIGKHDPAVDVLSTPVLCKNAVVNSSPIQTLFKAAVSVLFFAVVAVIILFTYVRILLETRKMRQDRVSVSKAMHTVLLHGFQLLLCMLAYTHAITESLIVLHANWRPEDIAFFNYFSFILIPRFLSPLIYGFRDQSLRGYIRKTFLCCSNNVKPCVRGCTTAF